The Prunus persica cultivar Lovell chromosome G7, Prunus_persica_NCBIv2, whole genome shotgun sequence genome has a segment encoding these proteins:
- the LOC18769084 gene encoding protein ALP1-like → MLALGRAKRKEEKKNVIVICTYRVICFPNSACQHLSLVVIKLQSPPPMAAGGGGGRAAKSTTKGKAKNKKRHNKKPLSQHHLVSLVATATSLAHSFLSQNDLLLLPSQTLTLETLLSSTSTSLSTLLCFPNPPPQPPLRPPPPPLECWFSRFLSATSASRNFDSRWSYTFRMSEHSFSILLSLLSPFLNSTIPSIPPNFVLAAAIYRLAHGASYKAVGRRFGLDSVEACRAFFAVCKAVSDKLGNLFEFRSDIARIVGGFGWISLPNCCGVLGFGRFGVGGEVLGPNGSLLVQALVDSEGRFLDVSAGWPSAMKLESIFRQTKLYLGVEESRDLLNGPVYELGNGKAIPQYILGDSCFPLLPWLLTPYIRSDEADSFGSLEKAFNSVHSRAMGLVDTAFGRVRARWQLLSRQWKEECVEFLPFVIVTGCLLHNFLIKCSEPMPDDNVKSSREEELPVFHGQVDESGERMRDVLAAHLSRIGCLDPNLHLKYVKHLHNQALNHNCLGKFTQPEPTKLN, encoded by the exons ATGCTTGCTTTAGGAAGGGCcaagaggaaagaagaaaagaaaaacgtcATAGTGATCTGCACTTACAGAGTTATATGCTTCCCAAACTCTGCGTGTCAACATCTCTCACTCGTAGTAATCAAACTTCAAAGTCCACCACCAATGGCTGCCGGCGGCGGTGGCGGCAGAGCAGCTAAGAGCACCACCAAAGGCAAGGCCAAAAACAAGAAACGACACAACAAGAAGCCCCTCAGTCAACACCACCTCGTAAGTCTCGTAGCCACCGCCACCTCACTGGCCCACTCCTTCCTCTCCCAAAACGACCTTCTCCTTCTGCCCTcccaaaccctaaccctagaaACCCTtctctcctccacctccacctccctCTCCACCCTCCTCTGCTTCCCGAACCCACCACCGCAACCACCACTAcggccgccaccaccaccactagaATGCTGGTTCAGCCGCTTCCTCTCCGCTACCTCCGCCAGCAGAAACTTCGACTCACGGTGGTCCTACACCTTCCGCATGTCCGAACACTCCTTCTccatcctcctctctctcctctccccaTTTCTCAACTCCACAATCCCTTCAATTCCACCCAATTTCGTTCTGGCTGCTGCAATTTACCGTTTAGCCCACGGCGCGAGCTACAAGGCTGTGGGAAGGCGCTTCGGGCTCGACTCGGTGGAGGCCTGCCGAGCCTTTTTCGCCGTCTGTAAGGCGGTGAGCGATAAATTAGGTAACTTGTTCGAGTTCCGGTCTGATATAGCCCGGATTGTGGGGGGTTTCGGGTGGATTTCGCTGCCGAATTGTTGtggggttttggggtttgGGAGGTTTGGGGTTGGTGGTGAAGTGTTGGGGCCAAATGGGTCTTTGTTGGTTCAGGCATTGGTGGACTCTGAGGGGAGGTTCCTTGATGTCTCGGCCGGATGGCCCAGCGCCATGAAACTCGAATCCATTTTCCGTCAGACTAAACTTTATTTGGGTGTAGAGGAATCTAGGGACTTGCTGAATGGTCCTGTTTATGAGCTTGGTAATGGCAAGGCCATTCCTCAATACATATTGGGGGACTCTTGCTTCCCTCTTTTACCATGGCTTTTAACACCTTATATAAGATCGGATGAGGCGGATAGCTTTGGTTCATTGGAGAAGGCGTTTAATTCGGTACATAGTCGCGCAATGGGGTTGGTTGACACCGCATTTGGGAGGGTTCGGGCTCGGTGGCAGCTTCTGTCTAGGCAGTGGAAGGAAGAGTGTGTCGAGTTTCTGCCATTCGTTATTGTTACAGGGTGCCTGCTGCATAATTTTCTCATCAAGTGTAGTGAGCCCATGCCAGATGACAATGTGAAGAGCTCAAGGGAGGAGGAGCTTCCTGTTTTCCATGGACAGGTGGATGAGAGTGGTGAGAGGATGAGGGATGTACTTGCCGCCCACCTGAGTCGG ATTGGGTGCCTTGATCCTAATTTGCATCTGAAGTATGTTAAGCATCTGCATAATCAAGCTCTCAACCACAACTGTCTTGGAAAATTCACGCAGCCAGAACCCACAAAACTCAACTAG